A region from the Pelobates fuscus isolate aPelFus1 chromosome 3, aPelFus1.pri, whole genome shotgun sequence genome encodes:
- the LOC134601984 gene encoding olfactory receptor 5G26-like, protein MCEDNQTQVPVFLLLGFRGLYHLKCLLFMLFLLIYTSILCGNLLIIILVTTIDHLNVPMFYFLKHLALADVLLTTIVMPLTLNIIIMEERIVPIAGCLTQLYLFTISGFVQCFLLSVMSYDRYLAIRQPFRYTLIMTPNVCLTLVSGSWFLVFILASSEFVIIWHLEFCGLNYVDHFFCDFGPVVALSISYTSLLTTMDFYLAINVILIPFVFIVITYILISFTLINISSKTGRRKFISTCSSHLISVCTYYVTLMIVYMFPSGEDSVNVNKFRSLLYILGTPLANPIIYSFSNHEIRAALRKVLKYIIITH, encoded by the coding sequence ATGTGTGAGGATAACCAGACTCAAGTTCCAGTGTTTCTGCTGTTGGGGTTCCGTGGTTTATACCATTTAAAATGCCTTCTCTTCATGCTGTTCCTACTAATCTACACTTCAATACTGTGTGGAAATCTTCTCATCATCATACTGGTGACGACTATTGACCATCTCAATGTTCCAATGTTTTACTTCCTCAAACACTTAGCTTTAGCTGATGTGTTACTCACCACAATTGTTATGCCACTTAcactaaatattataataatggaAGAAAGGATTGTGCCTATTGCTGGCTGTTTAACTCAACTCTATCTTTTTACTATTTCTGGTTTTGTGCAGTGTTTTCTCCTTTCAGTGATGTCCTACGATAGATACCTAGCAATTCGCCAACCATTCCGTTACACTTTAATAATGACTCCTAATGTTTGTCTCACACTAGTTTCTGGGTCCTGGTTCCTAGTTTTTATTTTAGCATCCAGTGAATTTGTGATAATTTGGCATTTAGAATTTTGTGGTCTCAATTATGTAGATCATTTCTTCTGCGACTTTGGTCCCGTAGTGGCACTATCGATTTCTTACACATCACTTTTAACCACAATGGATTTCTACCTCGCAATAAATGTGATATTAATCCCATTTGTTTTTATTGTCATCACCtacattttaatttcatttacatTAATTAACATTTCTTCTAAAACTGGAAGGAGAAAGTTCATCTCCACCTGTAGTTCCCATCTCATCTCTGTGTGCACTTATTACGTGACTCTTATGATAGTTTATATGTTTCCATCTGGAGAAGACTCTGTCAATGTCAATAAGTTCAGATCTTTGTTGTACATTTTAGGGACACCCTTAGCGAATCCTATAATATATAGTTTTAGTAACCATGAAATTAGGGCAGCACTGAGAAAAGTACTAAAATATATTATCATAACCCACTGA